The following nucleotide sequence is from Desulfosporosinus sp. Sb-LF.
GAAACACTACAACTCAAATCCTTTCCAGACATGATTCGTGTGAGTGCCCAAAATACCATTTAAGAACGATCTTCTTTCGTTGGTAATACACGAGTAATGAAATCTCGATACACTCTCGATAGTTCAATATATAATTCTTGTCGTTGCTCGTCGGTAATCTTGCCCGCCTTAACGAGTCGTCGTAATTCTGCGAATGCTAGCTGTGTGGCTTCTTGATCCTCTAATTCTTCCGAAGTAAAAATTGGCATGCGGCTATACCGTCG
It contains:
- a CDS encoding helix-turn-helix transcriptional regulator, yielding MSLRTDRNLTQKKVASQLGVSFQYLSEIEKGNKSPSDQLLHDLAEVYELGLEGEVDLFRRYSRMPIFTSEELEDQEATQLAFAELRRLVKAGKITDEQRQELYIELSRVYRDFITRVLPTKEDRS